The following is a genomic window from Planctomycetia bacterium.
GGCCAGATGGCCCAGGATCCACAAGGCGTGATTGGCCCCGGGGACCGGCTGGTGGCAAACCTTGTTATCAGGAATATCTTCGAAGAGACCGTGTGTGGCTTTTCGGGCGAATTCAAGGGCGGCAATTCCTGACTCAAAAAGTGCGTGGGCCATATCGTGCGGGTCCTTTCCGGCTCGCTTGCTCGCAGCCTTCAATAAATGATACCGTCAATCCGATGATTGAAGCCGTTTCCAATCAACGCGGAATGGCGACGGGTGAGTATAGGCGCCGGCCCTTCGCGGTCGCCCGGCGTTGCCGCGACACCGTCCCGGCCGGATAATTCCAGCCCGATGAGCGGTGTTGAGATACGCGAGGCCGACGAATCCGATTTGCCGGAGGTGCTTCGGCTTTATGCCCTGCCGGACTTCGACGACGGCCATGCCCTGCGCCTTCAGGACGCCGTCGAGCGGTTGCGGCAGATGCGGAGCTATCCGGATTACCGCCTGTATGTCGCGCTCATCGATGGCCGGATCGTCGGCACCTTCACATTGCTCATCGCCGAGAAAATTCTGCACATGGGGGCCAAGGCTGCGATCGTGGATGACGTGATCGTGGACACCCTATGCCGGGGCCGCGCGATCGGAAAGGCCATGATGGCGGCGGCAATGGACATGGCCAGGGCCCGGGGCTGTTACAAGCTGGCCTTGTCGACGAACGCGAAGCGGATTGAGGCGCATAGATTCTACGAGTCTCTGGGTTTCGCCAGGCACGGCTACAGCTACGTCATAGAACTCGCGAACAGTTCGTGACGTGAATAGGGTAAACGGTCCGTAGGCGAATCAGGCGATCGAGGTATTGCGATGCCAGTGACGAGGGTGTTCTCAAAGGCGGTTTGGGAGGGCAGGGTCGGCTACTGCAGGGCCATCCGCGCCGACCATCATATTTACGTCACCGGCACGGCGCCGATTGGACCCGATGGCGCCGTCTTCGCGCCGGGCGATGCGTACGCTCAGGCCGCGCGTTGTTTTGAGATCATCAAAAAGGCGCTCGCCGACCTTGGCGCAACTCCGGCGAACCTCGTTCGCACGCGCATGTTCGTCACCGATATCTCCCGCTGGGAAGAGTTCGGCCGGGCCCATCGAGATTTCTGCGGCGACCATCCGCCTGCGACGACGATGGTCGAAGTGAAGTCACTGATCGATCCCGCCATGCTGATTGAGATCGAGGCCGACGCCGTAGTCCCGCGCGATTAGGCCGCGAGGCAGCCGCGTTATTTCCGGGCGGCACCTCTTGCGCCTCCGCACCCGATACCGATATCCGCGGGGCGCTGATCGAACCGGGGCCGATCAATGGTCTATAACAAACATCGCCGCACGATCGGGCCGATTGTGTGGACGTGGGTGATTCACCGGAAACATGGCACGGCCTGGTTGAGGGATTGGATGGGCTCGGCGCGGACGCCTGGCTGGGGGCCGGCTGCGCGATTCTCATTTCCTCCATTGTCGCCGCGATGACCTTGCTGCAATTCCAAGCGCTCAAGCAATGCCGTCGACGGCTGGACGAACTGGAAGAGCGAGACGCGATGCGCGCCGCCCGCGACACCGGGCCGACGATTCAGGAGTTCTGCCGACAGATCATGTGCGCACTGGGCACAGAGACGCCGGAGGCGGTGTCCGACCGGCTTTCCGAGGCCGACCCCGCGCGGTTTGCCCGTGTTCTCGCGGTCTATACCCGGGCCCAGCGAAGGCGGCTTGTGACGCTTTATCAGCAGGCCGAAAACCTGCGCGAAGCCCTGAGCGCGGAGGAGTCCCGTCACACCGAAGAGCGGAGCGACAAAGTTCGCGATCTGGACCTGCGGATCGAGCGTGCGGCACGTCAAACCGCGGAATTGGATGCGGCGTGCGGTCGCGCGACCAGGCTGCTGGACCAATTCGAAATGAGCCCCACCGCAGTCGCGAAGAATAAGAAGCCAGGGGTGGCCGGCAGCCTCGCCCCGGCCCCGTCCGGATGCGCCGCCACGACCGACTAGCCTCACATCCGGCCCTTGTGGGCCCACTTCCCTTTCGCGGGGCTTCGCTTGTATAATCCGTGCATGGGCCATGCTTCGTCCGAAGCCTGCCGAAGCGCCGCCCCACTTTGAGGCCGTCATCGAAAGGAGTATGGGCGTATGCGAAGACACCTAGCAATGCTCTCGATCCTCGCCGCCGGGCTGACCGCACCGGTTATGGCGGGCGTGCAGATCGGCGACAAATCGCCGGCGGTCTCCGCCGGGTCGTGGTACAACCTGCCCAAGGGAATCAAGAGCCTGACTCCCGCCCACCTCAAGGGGCAGATCGTCATGGTCGAATTCTGGGCCACATGGTGAGGGCCTTGCCGTTCAGGCATTCCGCATCTGGTTCAGATGCAAAAGAAATTCGAAGACAAGGGTGTCATACTGGTCGCCCTTTCATATGAGGCCTCAAGCGCCGTAGCGCCTTATGTCTCTCAGCACAAGATCCCTTACATCGTCGGCAGCGACGCAAAGGCCACGCGCGACGCCTTTGGCATTCAGGGATACCCCACTGCTTTTCTCGTGGATCCGGACGGCAAGATTGCATGGATCGGGCATCCGATGGAGGCTGACAAGGCCATCGAAGATCTGCTCAAGAAGAAGAAGCCGCGCGGAGCGGGACTGCTGGCCGAAGAGGCGGGCAAACTGGCCCTCGCCAAGGCGGGCAAGCTCTATAAGCAGAAGAAATACGCCAAGGCCCTGAAGGCGTACCAGAAGATTGTCAAGGATTATAAGGGTACAAAGGTCGCCAAGACCGCGAAGGCCAAGGTCAAGTCGATCAAGGGCAGCACCGCCGTCATGGCGAGCATTCGCGCCGAAGAAGCGGATCGGAATGCGAGTCGCTGGCTGGACATGGCCCGCGTATTAGCCAAGAACGGCGCGGAAAACGACGCCATGCGTTACTACGAAAAGATCGTCTCGAAATACCCGGAATCCGAGCACGCCGACACGGCCCGCCGGGAAATGGAAAAGCTCCGCGGTAGTTGAGAGCGGGTTGCCGGTTTAGGACGGCTTTCGCGCCATGCGACACATGCGGATCAGTTCGCGGGTGGTCTTCGCCATGGAGGCTGGGGGCGTATCGGCCGCAAGGAGCGATTCGACATCCTGGGCCAGTTTTGAGATCGGCTCGAATCCGTAGCTGCCGGCCTGGCCCTTGAGGCTTCGCACGATTCGTTTCATCGCGTCGGTCTCGCCTTTCGCCGTTGCCTTTTCCAATTCAGAAACCAACGGCGCCAAACCGTCCACGAACTGATTGATCAACTCAAGCATCTCTTCATTGTCGGCCATCGTACTGAAGAGCGGTTCGTCTTCGATTTCCACAAGTGCCTGAGTCAAAGACTCACGCGTCACGGGCTTGGCAAGATACTGATCGAAACCCGCCTGGAGCAGGCGCTCACGGTCGCCCTCGGCACTGAGTGCGGTTAGTGCAATGGTGTTTCCGCCATATCCGCTTTCCCGCAATTGCTTGATGGCGGCGACCCCGTCGAGCTTCGGCATTTCGATGTCCATGAGAATCACGTCGAAGGCGCCCGCCCCAACCGCCGCGATCGCTTCTTCGCCGTTCTCCGCCTCGGTGATTTCGACATTCAGTTGCTTGAGGTGCACCCCCACCAGTTTTCGCATGCCGGCGTCGTCGTCCACCATCAGGATGCGCTTGGGGGTGGTGTTGCAGCAGAAACTGGAAATGTCGATGGCGTGCTTGAACTGCATGCAGACCAGGTGGATACCGCCCTCGACGTACTCGCACCGGACGACGGTCCCATCGACAAATTGCCAACTGTTGCGCGTCGTGACGAGTTGCACCCGGCCCTTGGTCCCCACGTGGATAAATCCGTGGTAAAGAAACGCCATTCCGCCGCGGCTCAGGTCTCCCACGGGGGCCTTTATGGACATCACGGTTCCGCTGGGTTGAGTCAGTTCGATCAAACACGTCTTGTGAAATGAGAATCGCTCGTGGGCGCGGCGATCCGCGTCGGCGCTGTTGGCCCGAAGATCATCCAGCTTGCTCAGGATGCGCTTCGCGGTTGCGTCGTCGATTCGTACGTTGACGGCCTTCGCTGCAGCTTGTTGGCTCGACATATCGTTGCTCAACTCTCGGCCCTGGCGCTCCGGTTACGACGCTGCCGCGGCAGCCA
Proteins encoded in this region:
- a CDS encoding tetratricopeptide repeat protein, which codes for MQKKFEDKGVILVALSYEASSAVAPYVSQHKIPYIVGSDAKATRDAFGIQGYPTAFLVDPDGKIAWIGHPMEADKAIEDLLKKKKPRGAGLLAEEAGKLALAKAGKLYKQKKYAKALKAYQKIVKDYKGTKVAKTAKAKVKSIKGSTAVMASIRAEEADRNASRWLDMARVLAKNGAENDAMRYYEKIVSKYPESEHADTARREMEKLRGS
- a CDS encoding RidA family protein, which gives rise to MPVTRVFSKAVWEGRVGYCRAIRADHHIYVTGTAPIGPDGAVFAPGDAYAQAARCFEIIKKALADLGATPANLVRTRMFVTDISRWEEFGRAHRDFCGDHPPATTMVEVKSLIDPAMLIEIEADAVVPRD
- a CDS encoding GNAT family N-acetyltransferase; its protein translation is MSGVEIREADESDLPEVLRLYALPDFDDGHALRLQDAVERLRQMRSYPDYRLYVALIDGRIVGTFTLLIAEKILHMGAKAAIVDDVIVDTLCRGRAIGKAMMAAAMDMARARGCYKLALSTNAKRIEAHRFYESLGFARHGYSYVIELANSS
- a CDS encoding response regulator, encoding MSSQQAAAKAVNVRIDDATAKRILSKLDDLRANSADADRRAHERFSFHKTCLIELTQPSGTVMSIKAPVGDLSRGGMAFLYHGFIHVGTKGRVQLVTTRNSWQFVDGTVVRCEYVEGGIHLVCMQFKHAIDISSFCCNTTPKRILMVDDDAGMRKLVGVHLKQLNVEITEAENGEEAIAAVGAGAFDVILMDIEMPKLDGVAAIKQLRESGYGGNTIALTALSAEGDRERLLQAGFDQYLAKPVTRESLTQALVEIEDEPLFSTMADNEEMLELINQFVDGLAPLVSELEKATAKGETDAMKRIVRSLKGQAGSYGFEPISKLAQDVESLLAADTPPASMAKTTRELIRMCRMARKPS